The following coding sequences lie in one Peromyscus maniculatus bairdii isolate BWxNUB_F1_BW_parent chromosome 3, HU_Pman_BW_mat_3.1, whole genome shotgun sequence genomic window:
- the Lsm8 gene encoding LSM8 homolog, U6 small nuclear RNA associated, whose amino-acid sequence MTSALENYINRTVAVITSDGRMIVGTLKGFDQTINLILDESHERVFSSSQGVEQVVLGLYIVRGDNVAVIGEIDEETDSALDLGNIRAEPLNSVAH is encoded by the exons ATGACGTCTGCCTTGGAGAACTACATCAACC GAACCGTTGCTGTTATCACTTCTGATGGGAGAATGATTGTG GGGACACTAAAAGGTTTTGACCAGACCATTAATTTGATTTTGGATGAAAGCCATGAGAGGGTGTTCAGCTCTTCACAAGGAGTAGAACAAGTCGTATTAGGATTATACATCGTGAGAGGTGACAATGT GGCAGTCATTGGAGAAATTGATGAAGAGACGGACTCTGCACTCGACTTGGGGAACATCCGAGCAGAGCCTCTGAACTCTGTAGCACACTGA